In the Salvia miltiorrhiza cultivar Shanhuang (shh) chromosome 8, IMPLAD_Smil_shh, whole genome shotgun sequence genome, ATTCGAGTAGGATAGTCCAGTTGGGTCATATCCGGGTCAGGATCCGATCCGAGTGTACGGGAGATTTTGTGTTGTTTTTTTTGGCACTCTTGCAATCTTAATAGCAAACTTCTTGTATTGGATAGATGCAGTTGTGTTCTTTTTGCTTGAGAGGATCAACTAAAGGCATGGATGAATACTTTGAAGAATATATATACTGTTGATCTGAGTGAATACTTGTACAaatttatatgtagatagatgATATGTGGAGAGCTTCACAATTTGGGACAAAATattattcttttctttcttaCTAGAGTTTTACAATAGTAGTTGAAAGCATTGGAATTTTGAAGTAGCTAATTAGAACATAGTTAAAATAGTGGGTAATATTTTACATCACATAGGCATATAAATTTAGGCAAACACCTGTTTAGGAACAAGGCGAAGAGCATTCTTCTTATGCATTGTGATTCCAGGTAAAACCTCGAAATCAATGTCCTCTTCCTTCATTCCAAGAGGCAATTCCCATTCAAACTTGCACAAAACATTTGCCAATGCAagttcgatttcagccatcgcgATACCTATTCCGGGACAGCCTCTCCGGCCGAATCCAAACGGAATCACCTCCGGATTCTGACCCCTCACGTCGAGGTCAGCCTCCAAGAATCTCTCCGGCAAGAACTCATCCGCGTCTTCCCACGTGGCGGGGTCTCTTGCAATAGCCCAAGCATTGATGTACACCATACTCCCACCTTCAATTTCGTAACCATTTATCCTACACTTCTTGGTAGTCTCTCTTGGGAGTAAAAGTGGAGCTGGTGGATACAATCTCAGAGTCTCCTTTACAACTGCCCTCAAATATGGCAGTTTCTCTGTGTCTTCTTCGTCGATCATCTCTTTCTTTCCGGCCAACTGCCTTATCTCAGCTTGCACTTTCTTCATCGACGAAGGCTTCTTCATCAACGCCGTCAGCGCCCACACTAAAGCAGCTGCAGTCGTGTCGCTGCCTCCGGCTATTATGTTCTGTAAGCAAGACCTGCAATCTGTTCAAAGCGTTCTTGTCTgaaatcaaaatatgaaaacttaCCATAAGTAGTGCTTTGATGTGGTCTAGTGTAAGATCAAAGGAAAAAGATCCATTTTGTTTAATCCTAAGCAAAATATCAACGATGTCTCCTTCCATGGATTTTGGCCTATTTGGATTCATGTGCTCTTCAATCACTTCTTCATAGAAAGAATCCATGTCTTGAAAATTCTTGTCCAGCTTTGCAGCCATTCCAGAGAGATGATCAATCCATCGAAGCGAAGGGAAGTAATCCGCCATGAAAAAGCCTCCGAGAAGCGACTGAGCGTCGCGAAGAAGATCGTAGAAACGATTCTTTCCATACCTTTCGTCTCCATAGCTCTTCCCAAACGCAACTCTGCAGATGGTGTTACTCGAAAGCGACATCATCGTCTCACTGAAATCGGTGACGGCCGATGAGGCGGCGTCTCGAGCAATCTTCTCCATCATCTTCGACACTTCGTCTTTGAAAACGGGGCGGAAAGATTGAACTTGCTTCGTGCTAAAGAGATGGATGGTGGAAatcttcctcatctccctcCACGTGTCGTTGTAGGGCGAGAACGCGACGTCTAGGTAGTTATATGTCAGCCTCCGCACGGTAGCGAGAGCCGGCCGGCTAGAGAAAACGGCGTCGTGGGATTTCATGATCTCTTTCACTGCATCGGCCGAGGAGATCACGACGACTCGCCGGAATCCGAGCTTGAGGGACGTGACGGGGCCGTACTTCTCCGAGAGGCGGTGGAGGTACGTGTGCGGAGAGCGGCCGTCGAAGTGGTGCAGATTGCCGATGAGCAGCAGCCGCGGCGGGCCCGGTGGCGGTGGAGGGAGTTTTGGTTTATGTGTTTGAAAGTAGAGGATGAGGATTATGGGAAGAGCTAAGAGCAAAATCAAAAGAAATTGCATTATGTCTAGTTATTGAGGTTGTCTTGATCAAGATTTTCCGATCTTCTGTTTttcaatctatatattttaccgTATGATAATTGACCAAGAACTTCCAAGTATTGCTATCGAACTAAAAATGCTATATTTGAGTAGAATACTTGATTCTATACGCTAGAAATGAATGGGAAAACTACACTTAATAAATGTGGTTAGGGTAGGTTTATATATATGTGACATATATAAGTCTATAATTTGTATGATTTATAGGGGTAAGCTAAGACACTTATGCAAACATTAGGTTTTATGAGTAATATTGATCGTCGATTACCCTCTTTTACATAATGAGCATATATATGCCTAATGTTGTTAAGGGCCGTTCGGTTCAAAggattagattagattaatCTTATGATATCTTATTCGGTTGGATGGATACGATCCGTGATTCAATCTTGGAACAATGCCACATAGGAATGGTCTTGGTTTATAAGTCTTGGCTTGCCCCCTATGACAAAATTAATCTCAGGTCAACTCAATCTTAGGGCGAAAATGCGACGTCTAGTTAGTTATATGTCAACCTCCGCACGGTAGCGAGAGCCGGCCGGCTAGAGAAAACGGCATCGTGGGATTTAATGATCACTTTCATTGCATCGGCCGAGGAGATCACGACGACTCGCCGGAATCCGAGCTTGAGGGACGTGACGAGGCCGTACTTCTCTGAGAGGCGGTGGAGGTACGTGTGCGGAGACCGGCTGTCGAAGTGGTGCAGGTTGCCGATgaacggcagccgcggtgggcCCGGTGGAGTTTTGGTTTGTGTGTTTGAAAGTAGAGGATGAGGATTATGGGAAGAGCTATGAGCAAAATCAAAAGAAATTGCATTATGTCTAGTTATTGTGGTTGTCTTGATCAAGATTTTCCGATCTTTTGTTTttcaatctatatattttattgtatgaTAATTGACCAAGAACTTCCAAGTATTGCTATCGGACTTGAATGCTATATTTGAGTAGAATACTTGATTCTATACTCTAGAAATGAATGGAAAAACTACACTTAATAAATGTGGTTAGGTTTATATATATGTGACATAAGTCAATAATTTGTATGATTTATAGTGTGTGGTATGCTAAGAAATTTATGCAAACATTAGGTTTTGCTATGAGGATTCATCCAGAATTGTCAGGACTGTAACTAACTTTCGGAATTACTGGACACATGTTTGAACCTTTAAACTGAAAAATATCGCATTGGATTAATCATTACATGAACCTATAAGCAACCAAATGAGTAACAAGATAAATAATCTATATTAATAGgaacaacttgtggattgcctattctacccatgttatatatttattattatatttataaaatataaatctattttgatatacatttatttgtcacccaaatctataaagaatactttatatctatagctattgataaggtttataaataaatatatccatccaataaattatctaataaaagtaatgattttttttaaataatagattatcaattaaaataacactaattacatgtacaacgtacgttctttTTGCTAGTAAACCTAAAAAGGTGCTCACACAACAAGGACCTTCACTATAAATAAGAGACATGACCTTAAGGAAAGCTAAGATCacatttacaaaaaataaaacaagctCATGAGAGAGCACGaagatcatatatatatatatatatatatatatatatatagagggtgcggttatagtgagaactacacttatcgtgagaacataagaaccattaaaatcaatgcatctactatataaattaatgcattcgctattaaatttaatgcatccgaaaataataatttttttgctcccttcaggattcgaacccaggatctgcattcatccaccaagatgatgcatccaccgtagatcttgatgatccaatggtttaaaatggttctatgttctaattttatttagtggttcttatttgaacctctccctatatatatatatatatatatatatttatgtaaatatttaaatatcgaACTGAATATCATGTTTTCATATACGTATTTGAATACTAATCAAATTGAATACTTGTAATCGActacgaatcgaataatttcgaatacaaatatcaaaatttcgAATCgagtaaaaatatttgattcgttTACGATCCTATTATAAGCTATTGAAAACTTACATATTACAAGTTGTTCGACCTTATAAGgtttctttaaaataagcttagtcaaacGCCCTCTAAATCACGAGTTTAGGAACAAGTTGAAGAGCATTCTTCTTATGCATCGTCATTCCGGGCAGAACCTCGAAATCAATGTCTTCTTCCTTCATCCCAACAGGCAATTCCCATTCAAATTTGCGCACAACATTTGCCAATGCAAgctcgatttcagccatggcgATTCCGATCCCGGGACAGCCTCTCCGGCCGAATCCAAACGGAATCACCTCCGGATTCTGACCACTCACGTCGAGGTCAGCCTCCAAGAATCTCTCCGGCAAGAACTCATCCGCGTCTTCCCACGTGGCGGGGTCTCTTGCAATAGCCCACACATTGATATACACCATTGTTCCACCTTCAATTTCATAGCCATTTATGCTACATTTCTGAGTAGTCTCTCTTGGGACTGAAACTGGAGCTGGTGGATACAATCTCAGAGTCTCCTTCACAACTGCCCTCAAATATGGGAGTTTCTCTATGTCTTCTTCATCGATCATCTCTTTCTCTCCGGGCAGCTGCCTTATCTCCGCTTGCACTTTCTTCATCGACGAAGGCTTCTTCATCAACGCCGTTAGCGCCCACACTAAAGCAGCCGCAGTCGTGTCGCTGCCTCCGGCTATTATATTCTGTAAACAAGACCTATGATCTAATCACAAGTCACAACGTTCTTGTCTAAAATCATAACTTTATTGTCTAGAGTTGGTTTTACAATTCGAATGTACCGCTGAAAACATACTCCTTATGTTCCATTTATAATTACGGTTATTAAGTAGAAGAgtgattaaatgataaaaataatagaaaattgtGGATCCCACAACTTCTTATGAGGGAAAATTGTTTCCTTTTCTAGAAAAAGATCATTATCAATGGGACAGATAAAAAAGGAAAGTAAGTCATTATCAATGTGATGGATGAAGTATATAGCTCTCTAATAAACCAATATAGTTGGTTGTTGGTCGCGGGAATTGGTCGGAACAAAGAAAAGGTATATATTGAGTTTTATTGCATCAACTTTTATGTCATTTTCCGACCACTTTATAAGGTGATCAGAACACAACAATATAAGTATTATTTGAAATGTAACTTCTACGTAAACAAATAATtagttttactatttttatctatcaaaactaATCATTCAAAGTAAACACCTTCTAAGATATTTTCAGCAGTACATTCAGATTAGCCATCGAACTCCAGACAATCAAGTTATTAGCCAACGAACTTTGGCCTCAggtcaaatttaaaaaaaaaaaaattaattaaaaattaaaatttgagcatagtTTGTGTATCTATAAGCAATTATCCCAAATTTTTACATACCATAAGTAGTGCTTTGATGTGGTTTAATGTAAGATCAAACGAAAGCGATCCATTTTCTCTAATCCCAAGCAAAATATCAACGATGTCTCCTTCCATAGATTTTGGCCTATTGGGATTCATGTGCTCTTCAATCACTTCTTCATAGAAAGAATCCATTTCATGAAAATTCTTTTCCAACTTTGCAGCCATTCCAGAGAGATTATCAATCCATCGAAGCGAAGGCAAGTAATCCGCCATGAAAAAACCTCCGAGAAGGGGCTGAGTGTCGCGAAGAAGATCGTGGAAACGGCTCTTCCCATACCTTTCATCTCCATAGCTCTTCCCAAACGCAACTCTGCAGATGGTGTTACTCGAAAGCGACATCATCGTCTCGCTCAAATCGGCGACGGCGGAGGAGGCGGCATCTCGAGCAATCTTCCCCATCATCTTCGACACCTCGTCTTTGAAAACGGGGCGGAAAGATTGAACTTGCTTCGCGCTAAAGAGATGGATGGTGGAGatcttcctcatctccctcCACGCGTCGTTGTAGGGCGAGAACGCGACGTCGAGGCCGTCGTACGTCAGCCTCCGCAGGGCGACGAGAAGCGGCCGGCTCGAGAAAACGGCGTCGTGGGATTTTACGATCTCTTTCACTGCATCTGCTGTAGAAATTACGATGACTCGCCGGAATCCGAGCTTCAGGGATGTGACGGGGCCGTACTTCTCCGAGAGGCGGCGGAGGTACGTGTGCGGAGACCGGCCGTCGAAGTGGTGCAGGTTGCCGATgaacggcagccgcggtgggcCCGGTGGATGGGGTTTGTTGGCATGTTTAGGGTTTTGTGTTTGGAAGTAGAAGATGATCATGGGGATTATGGGAAGAGCCAAGAGCAAAACAAGTGacatcattttttctttctttggttTGTTTGAGAGGTTGATACTTGATGTTATAATAGAAAAAACCACAAAGGTGTCTCATTACATTGGACTAtgcattgaagtgaaaataaatagAGGAAAATTTTATAGGGGTAAGCTAAGAAATTTgttggaaaataaaatattattgagattattaattttataaattacataaaaatcaataaagatCGCGATTTGTTCACTTTTGATAATCGAGCTTTgatttttattgaaagaaaaaaaaactaatccATAGAATATGTGGTGAGGTGTGTTGTAACAATTAATGTGAGTACAAAAGATTGAACACAGTGAATGATAACTCAGTTCGGTTAAACAACCTACGTCTAGGGGGCTTCGCCCAGGGAAAATTATCCATTATATGAAGTTAAGATGTATAATACTTAGCATCTACATCTTCCCAAAACCTCACCAACGGAGAATAGCTGAAAACTAGACAACGACTAACTTTTTAGGCGCACCTAATCAAGTATATATAACTACCCGACTTAAACGATACATTGAGTACACTAGAAATGAATGGGATCAAACTACATTAGTAAAGCTAGGTAGGAcatgtttatatatatgtctATATAGTAAGATTTATAGGGGTAATTTGAGCTAATTAAGAAAAAATCGCTAAGAAATTTATTAACTATTGGAAATTAAAAATCCTTATTACAGATTAACAaatcttaattaaaattaataattcataatCAACCTAAAATTGACAATTAACTAATaacttaatattaattaattataaagaaataaatgaaaagGGAATGAGGCCCAACCAAAATCCCATGCATCCTAGTTTACTATTTCCATGAAGCACACATGACAATAATTAATGACATTAATTACTTCAAATACTATCCTTGGTTACAACAGTTGAGAACATTTTGCCAAGTCTCTTATTTAACACAAAAACTCATGTGAAACCGgcttcacaatgacactacttcaacatataaATGATACGTTAACATTCAAGttaaaatatcatttgtatgttgaagtagtgtcatctTAAGCAGGTTTCACCATAAAATTAACCGGTTTCACAGGAGACAACCTCTTTATTTAACTAGAACATTGACCATTATATTATTTCGATCATTAAAGACGGATATTAGCGACGAAAACAAATCCATCGTTGAAAAAGGCGGCGTTGGCGTTGGCGTTAACGACGGAtgtgatcaattttatatcGCAACCTTGGCAACAAGGCGAAGAGCATTCTTCTTATGCATTGCCAATCCTTGCTGAGAATCGAAATCAATGTCTTCTTCCTTCATTCCATGAGGCAATTCCCATTCAAATTTGTACAAAACATTTGCCAATGCAAGTTCGACCTGAGACATACCGATCCCAATCCCGGGACACCCTCTCCGGCCAAATCCAAACGGAATCACTGTCGGATTCTGACCCCTCGCGTCGATCTCAGCCGCCAAGAATCTCTCCGGCAAGAACTCATCTGCATTTTCCCACGTGGCGGGGTCTCTTGCAATAGCCCAAGCATTGATGTACACCATACTTCCACCTTCAATTTCATAACCATTTATCCTACATTTCTTGGTAGTCTCTCTTGGGAGTAAAAGTGGAGCTGATGGATACAATCTCAGAGTCTCCTTCACAACTGCCCTAAAATATGGGAGTTTCTTTATGTCTTCTTCATCGATCATCTCTTTCTCTCCGGCCAATTGCCTTATCTCCGCTTGCACTTTCTTCATCGATGAAGGCTTCTTCATCAACGCCGTCAGCGCCCACACTAAAGCAGCTGAAGTCCCATCGCTGCCTCCGACTATTATACCCTGTAAGTAGCTAGGAATGTCAATCTAGTCCGAATAAATTAACCGACAATATGTAATCCGGTAATGTTAaggtttaaaatttatattccgAAAAAATCATAACTCGGATAGCCTAAGCCCAATAGGACTAACCTGAAACTGAGTGAGTTGACTTGACTTATTATTTGGTTTCCAAAAGTTAGTAAAAATATGGTCTTTTTTGTCGTATgtttgtgaaatgtattttgattcaatattcgAAATTTATACTCATCATTTGATTCtctatgtatttattttagatgtttacatgtaaaaattagaaaatgataattatttagagaaaatatttttacaattatatAATTGAGCTAACTATTAAAACAAGACTGTAATTTTAAGTGTTTTTAGAAAGATGACTATATGTTACAGAATttaaaaatgaggactatatgCTATAGAATTTGA is a window encoding:
- the LOC130999350 gene encoding cytochrome P450 71A1-like produces the protein MQFLLILLLALPIILILYFQTHKPKLPPPPPGPPRLLLIGNLHHFDGRSPHTYLHRLSEKYGPVTSLKLGFRRVVVISSADAVKEIMKSHDAVFSSRPALATVRRLTYNYLDVAFSPYNDTWREMRKISTIHLFSTKQVQSFRPVFKDEVSKMMEKIARDAASSAVTDFSETMMSLSSNTICRVAFGKSYGDERYGKNRFYDLLRDAQSLLGGFFMADYFPSLRWIDHLSGMAAKLDKNFQDMDSFYEEVIEEHMNPNRPKSMEGDIVDILLRIKQNGSFSFDLTLDHIKALLMNIIAGGSDTTAAALVWALTALMKKPSSMKKVQAEIRQLAGKKEMIDEEDTEKLPYLRAVVKETLRLYPPAPLLLPRETTKKCRINGYEIEGGSMVYINAWAIARDPATWEDADEFLPERFLEADLDVRGQNPEVIPFGFGRRGCPGIGIAMAEIELALANVLCKFEWELPLGMKEEDIDFEVLPGITMHKKNALRLVPKQVFA
- the LOC130999349 gene encoding cytochrome P450 71A1-like, which produces MMSLVLLLALPIIPMIIFYFQTQNPKHANKPHPPGPPRLPFIGNLHHFDGRSPHTYLRRLSEKYGPVTSLKLGFRRVIVISTADAVKEIVKSHDAVFSSRPLLVALRRLTYDGLDVAFSPYNDAWREMRKISTIHLFSAKQVQSFRPVFKDEVSKMMGKIARDAASSAVADLSETMMSLSSNTICRVAFGKSYGDERYGKSRFHDLLRDTQPLLGGFFMADYLPSLRWIDNLSGMAAKLEKNFHEMDSFYEEVIEEHMNPNRPKSMEGDIVDILLGIRENGSLSFDLTLNHIKALLMNIIAGGSDTTAAALVWALTALMKKPSSMKKVQAEIRQLPGEKEMIDEEDIEKLPYLRAVVKETLRLYPPAPVSVPRETTQKCSINGYEIEGGTMVYINVWAIARDPATWEDADEFLPERFLEADLDVSGQNPEVIPFGFGRRGCPGIGIAMAEIELALANVVRKFEWELPVGMKEEDIDFEVLPGMTMHKKNALQLVPKLVI